A DNA window from Hydra vulgaris chromosome 13, alternate assembly HydraT2T_AEP contains the following coding sequences:
- the LOC136089917 gene encoding ATP-dependent DNA helicase PIF1-like produces the protein MMVAKFLVNEPDDLYCKMNNINENKKMLEKIININSLLKENRETLTDEEKENCKTLTDEEMASLKFLLDENDTNNKKMLSLQQQKALQWLDEGKNFFITGGAGCGKSYIVNQIAQSEQIYKTIHINASTGKASYLINGVTIHAFAGIETGVKSVDYYKRHMQPDIKKTWLETDVSIIDEISMINASTFDLLHSIACEIRQCYDELFGGVQVIASGDFFQLPPVSGQFVFKSQIWQHYMTEVLVLTQCFRQKDDEQFFGALNEIRFGQVSDKTIDYFMTRCFEKDENLNSKYTRLFFRNIEVDVYNIQNMETIKQEGYWFYAKDVIKNRNIPCSFQIPAAVYLKIGAIVMLVRNINVEEGLCNSTIGTVILIESNAVWVMMNKKEVKIECVKEEILDCSHAVVGSRFGLPLKLAFSFTVDKAQGSTINKAVVQFNSKAFINSLYYVSLSRVCNINDIFLIIINKFDLRTLFKSITVDSDVLEFYKKYM, from the exons ATGATGGTTGCAAAGTTTTTGGTTAATGAACCAGATGATTTATATTGTAAA atgaataatataaatgaaaataaaaaaatgttggagaagattataaatataaattctttGTTGAAAGAAAATCGCGAAACTTTAACTGACGAGGAGAAAGAAAATTGCAAAACTTTAACTGACGAGGAAATGGcatctttgaaatttttgttagaTGAAAACGATA caaataataaaaaaatgttatctttgCAACAACAAAAAGCACTTCAATGGCTTGATGaaggaaagaatttttttattactggtgGCGCTGGATGTGGTAAAAGTTATATTGTCAACCAAATTGCTCAAAGtgaacaaatttataaaacaatacataTTAATGCGAGTACAGGAAAAGCATCTTATTTAATCAATGGTGTCACCATACATGCTTTTGCTGGTATAGAAACTGGTGTTAAAAGTGTTGATTATTATAAACGACATATGCAAccagacattaaaaaaacatggttggAAACTGATGTTTCAATTATTGATGAAATTTCAATGATTAACGCTTCAACATTTGATTTATTACATTCAATAGCTTGTGAAATTAGACAATGTTACGATGAATTATTTGGTGGTGTACAAGTGATTGCTAGTGGTGATTTTTTTCAGTTGCCACCTGTTTCAggacaatttgtttttaaatcacaaatatGGCAACACTACATGACAGAAGTGTTGGTTTTAACTCAATGCTTTAGACAAAAAGACGATGAACAATTTTTTGGAGCTTTAAATGAAATACGCTTTGGTCAAGTTTCAGACAAAACTATTGATTATTTTATGACACgttgttttgaaaaagatgaaaatttaaactctaaatatacaagattattttttagaaacatcGAAGTGGATGTTTATAACATTCAAAATATGGAAACTATCAAACAAGAAGGGTATTGGTTTTATGctaaagatgttattaaaaatcgAAACATTCCATGCTCGTTTCAAATTCCGGCAGCTGTTTATCTTAAAATAGGTGCTATTGTGATGCTTGTAAGAAATATTAATGTGGAAGAAGGTTTGTGCAATAGTACTATTGGTACCGTTATTTTAATAGAAAGTAATGCAGTTTGGGTGatgatgaataaaaaagaagtcaAAATTGAATGTGTCAAAGAAGAAATTTTAGATTGCTCTCATGCTGTCGTAGGCTCAAGATTTGGTTTGCCTTTAAAATTAGCATTTTCTTTTACGGTTGATAAAGCACAAGGAAGTACCATTAATAAAGCCGTTGTTCAATTTAATTCAAAGGCTTTTATTAATAGTCTTTATTATGTTTCTTTATCACGAGTTTGTAATATTAacgatatatttttaattattattaataaatttgatttacgaacactatttaaaagtattactgTTGATTCTGATGTTttggaattttataaaaaatacatgtaa
- the LOC136089918 gene encoding deoxyuridine 5'-triphosphate nucleotidohydrolase-like has translation MDSNLVGQVYSKSGIAYQYGVVVLNVPGTIDADYKEEIKVLLMNHSEENYVLKRGDAIAQMGFVKMFKAVKNVIEFNGCCCGEVKMSMIKDVERKGGFGSTGK, from the coding sequence ATGGATTCAAATTTAGTAGGACAGGTATATTCAAAATCAGGTATAGCTTACCAATATGGTGTGGTAGTGTTGAATGTTCCAGGAACAATAGACGCCGATTATAAAGAGGAAATTAAAGTCTTATTGATGAATCATTCTGAAGAAAATTATGTGCTTAAACGTGGAGATGCTATTGCACAAATgggatttgtaaaaatgtttaaagctGTAAAAAACGTAATAGAATTTAATGGGTGTTGTTGTGGTGAAGTAAAAATGTCAATGATTAAAGATGTAGAAAGAAAGGGTGGTTTTGGTTCCactggaaaataa